One genomic region from Bradyrhizobium icense encodes:
- a CDS encoding porin yields MKMVKSLILGSAAGLIAMSGAQAADLPVKAKAVEYVRICSLYGAGFFYIPGTDTCIKLGGYLRVDTTFNGATYGAPAWNGDLGQGNRYRDYFVSRSRMALTVDTRTATEYGVVRTFGQGDFQFDNFNNGSRNPTIPFNSTQLSGAGGGYVAVEMVFIQFAGFTFGKSASAYATPWNGYPGNNNSFLMGGPDYVTGVNNIQYQAQFGNGVSASIGLDEPNVFGRTSLLNLGVPGGSGFATAGANAYGGIWVPDIVGNIRVDQAWGLFQIAGRTHYLNASYNVLGAGGVPTNLSELSGHPESKWGGSVTAALQIKNLPTGAGDDFKIDATYAKGATKSVVSTSGGSPSFVMFGDTSLAGGYQSIGFGQTADGVYLPGFTDGIKLVDAWGIRGAFNHNWDPFWSTSLWGSYGQVRYGGNALDITSAKGAWCAVYTTGKLVSADYSCNPDFNFAQIGLTTRWTPVKNLTFSAEVGAFFLDQKMQGSAILTPSAPKPTAIYEFRDQSTVFLNVRAQRNF; encoded by the coding sequence ATGAAGATGGTTAAGAGCCTTATTCTCGGCTCAGCGGCGGGTCTGATCGCCATGAGCGGGGCGCAGGCGGCCGATCTTCCCGTCAAGGCCAAAGCGGTCGAGTACGTGAGGATCTGCTCCCTGTATGGCGCGGGTTTCTTCTATATCCCGGGCACCGACACCTGCATCAAGCTGGGTGGTTATCTGCGCGTTGATACCACGTTTAACGGCGCCACCTACGGTGCTCCGGCCTGGAACGGCGATCTCGGCCAGGGCAATCGCTACCGCGATTACTTCGTCTCCCGTTCCCGTATGGCGCTGACGGTCGATACCCGCACCGCCACCGAATACGGCGTCGTCCGCACCTTCGGTCAGGGCGACTTCCAGTTCGACAACTTCAACAACGGCTCCCGCAACCCGACGATCCCCTTCAATTCGACGCAGCTTTCCGGCGCTGGCGGCGGCTATGTCGCGGTTGAAATGGTGTTCATCCAGTTCGCTGGTTTCACCTTCGGTAAGTCGGCTTCGGCCTACGCGACGCCTTGGAACGGCTATCCGGGCAACAACAACTCGTTCTTGATGGGCGGTCCGGACTACGTGACCGGCGTCAACAACATCCAGTACCAGGCTCAGTTCGGCAACGGCGTGTCGGCCAGCATCGGCCTCGATGAACCGAACGTGTTCGGCCGCACCTCGTTGCTGAACCTCGGCGTTCCCGGTGGCAGTGGCTTCGCCACCGCCGGCGCCAACGCCTACGGCGGAATCTGGGTTCCCGACATCGTCGGCAACATCCGCGTCGACCAGGCCTGGGGTCTGTTCCAGATTGCAGGTAGGACGCACTATTTGAACGCTTCCTACAATGTTCTCGGCGCCGGCGGCGTTCCGACCAACTTATCGGAGCTCTCCGGTCACCCCGAAAGCAAGTGGGGCGGTTCTGTGACGGCTGCGTTGCAGATCAAGAACCTGCCGACCGGTGCGGGCGACGACTTCAAGATCGACGCCACCTACGCCAAGGGTGCGACCAAGTCGGTGGTCTCCACGAGCGGCGGTTCGCCGAGCTTCGTGATGTTCGGCGACACCAGCCTTGCGGGTGGTTACCAGAGCATCGGTTTCGGCCAGACCGCTGACGGCGTCTACCTGCCCGGCTTCACTGACGGCATCAAGCTGGTGGATGCCTGGGGTATCCGTGGTGCGTTCAACCACAACTGGGATCCCTTCTGGTCGACCAGCCTCTGGGGCAGCTACGGTCAGGTGCGCTACGGCGGCAACGCCTTGGACATCACCTCGGCGAAGGGCGCTTGGTGCGCCGTCTACACTACTGGCAAGCTCGTGTCTGCAGACTATAGCTGCAACCCGGACTTCAACTTTGCCCAGATTGGTCTGACCACCCGCTGGACTCCCGTCAAGAACCTGACGTTCTCGGCTGAAGTCGGTGCGTTCTTCCTCGACCAGAAGATGCAGGGCTCTGCCATCTTGACGCCGTCGGCTCCCAAGCCGACCGCCATCTACGAGTTCCGCGATCAGAGCACTGTGTTCCTGAACGTTCGCGC